One Calliopsis andreniformis isolate RMS-2024a chromosome 9, iyCalAndr_principal, whole genome shotgun sequence genomic window carries:
- the LOC143184152 gene encoding adenylate kinase 9-like codes for MHLEFTLSIPLRTANLLLTLCHLFATILSIAVIYLAMCDKVSRHEKRDERKNDGGLFYAHTSFIIKKSFFRYIKGYPREEVSPSWLEPHRCVYPKANVYYAFVEDTNPFSRFSANCQSRKYGNVQPHFEPFERPHEIRDPYYGSEARGRYLQKEPTCFAIFGKPDLNTTKLATMIAESWNCVLISPAALIKEEMDKGTEKGKVITEILKTGECLGPGVVVNLVEDRINRRDVLHRGYVVDGLPLIQNEALNYCSYPSYAKGDIAENLAQYFMKLFDSSFYRICGKKTGLEESCSLSSDAQESSISSDQKFKNDTCTTRPNYEHYIPSQIENMFTTWPIKPSIIIYAVCPSEDVVRKREHFRLDSVTGRVVDTSHTGMNRNIETLFSHDRTEIDMNVSFELYQELMSEERILDEHQRKYLLKRLPDRKSNVEAQCELYKHYAIPTIEKWITLHNPENVIRVDARSPVSRMFQTVIARLRILPIPRVILPKRFSDPVQFEGESPAMAEPMDEFEGKSAEEAFRDLTNRETISPLYPWRLSPWNFLCPVELARGRTVEGLSKFIVRFMNKIFFLSSAEAVDLFIENPRTFLIPFSPRPTCKIAIFGPKYSGKSDLAKKLAQEFRGTVLNVNEVVKAFVDADSNIYFDSPSKVSLQERTDIIVREIQNIPEEEIGVEVWRDGGYIVDGMYPDIDNWKMVVEDSNIIFEDVILLYDEEPYEYLLSKWHNIHDAKDSHVDLEEYEEYPEDIIASEDRVEEEEETGEEEEEPGALVLYLRHIQQFQLDWEEIRERVADSCKNLITCNLNKINDVPKYVIELIKDRYANTARVMSDEEKEREKDLAEYMAMTDTDNLEDEEAREGGEETTELDVKEDNRRFGDTNCYCPVALLHYNIFWRGKEDFSAIFMNKIYLLSSAQALEQFISNPQKLNLPFRKPLSRIPSLHISILGPLGSGKTTLADAISREYGVAHVDFYDSQTQYMNNRGMLPVTRRSSLILPADLAEEVELPEDLSDERYNSDEATVQTFVRRYWKAGGVLPEKMLQECLIAYFEEFYSFCGVLLDSFPSCSEDVEIAIKEHTVPEMVIELRCSKDKAYAREVPVMCEIWREILEEKKRIEEHRYLEELDVYERDRDLWIEKMLSEAFDQYKEHEMEEDVEDIDPELIELKRFELGESWLRKHPEPKLFTDWEDFETAKERIEQAFEETYEDESRKIEAVRNALENESIPYIVVDAERSVREVFLHVVTILAPYLNRNISALEKVYTIDLETAEMLLDCGYYLLSSFGRWCPVQLHEDKTPIQMFLPMEAKQEIYPVIHREFIYFLGGKDAHAAFLKNPLMYLEQDSCGPIIPFRLSIIGPPKCGKTTLARRFAKTYGLKIVTRGAALRHILRYFPWTESAQSTESRLRAGHMAPGKALLRTVEMYSVDPRSTSQGFVLDGFPTSCEEFEELTYLGLQPMLIFDLKANLEFCSYCLSREADETKKPPNFSEKFLEHRYKNWSIDQESFRQWLKRFTQNVIELDGSKSMWYMWTRADEEVRRRYTNIRRYFRESDYDKVHRLEFMSVSPYEFKKRQSLYESYCPLCLFHENITKTSGSPPDHQGMVQFREHFYWICPQHLNEFIRKPERYLPPLNTARLPKDRPRVLTEIVDKEHPCWSRRLQVGGFCLVTYVDNLPSRKLVPGKSNISVLYKDNVYLFCSEECRNKFLLRDTYAKVEVKFLRTIDPIDIRGLPNLGFLEQTVIKVLVQGITETTVFRPKLPGVSPSVAAAIFLGVFLKINNVSCPIKDAQIYETVCARMFSRDKILKVAVRTIKKKINPYVNMPIYRYRSRSQFRMSGEMSVLSHFFIKPLSLITFRRTSPTQILHDPSEEES; via the exons ATGCAt CTTGAATTTACTTTATCTATACCACTGCGAACTGCTAACCTCTTATTAACCTTATGTCATTTGTTCGCAACT ATTTTGTCGATCGCGGTAATATATTTAGCGATGTGCGACAAAGTTTCGCGCCACGAGAAACGCGATGAACGCAAGAATGACGGTGGACTGTTCTACGCGCATACGTCGTTTATCATAAAGAAGAGTTTCTTTCGTTACATTAAAGGATATCCTCGAGAGGAAGTCTCTCCTTCGTGGCTGGAGCCTCATCGTTGCGTATATCCGAAAGCTAACGTTTACTATGCATTCGTCGAGGATACGAATCCTTTTAGCAGGTTCTCGGCCAACTGCCAGTCGAGAAAATATGGAAACGTCCAGCCACACTTTGAACCCTTCGAAAGACCTCATGAAATTCGCGATCCCTACTACGGGTCCGAAGCAAGAGGTAGATACCTTCAAAAAGAACCAACGTGCTTTGCTATCTTCGGAAAACCCGATCTGAATACGACGAAGCTCGCAACTATGATCGCGGAATCTTGGAACTGTGTCCTGATTTCTCCAGCGGCGCTCATAAAAGAGGAAATGGACAAGGGAACCGAGAAAGGTAAAGTGATCACAGAAATCTTGAAAACTGGAGAATGCTTAGGCCCTGGTGTTGTCGTGAATCTAGTTGAAGATAGGATCAATAGAAGAGACGTGCTTCACAGAGGTTATGTGGTAGATGGCTTACCCTTGATTCAAAATGAGGCGCTCAATTATTGCTCCTATCCAAGTTACGCAAAAGGAGACATCGCTGAAAATCTTGCGcaatattttatgaaactttTTGACTCGTCGTTCTACAGAATCTGCGGCAAGAAGACTGGTCTTGAAGAAAGTTGCTCGCTTTCGAGCGATGCCCAAGAAAGTTCAATTTCTTCtgatcaaaaattcaaaaatgatACTTGTACGACCAGGCCAAATTACGAGCATTATATTCCTAGTCAAATAGAAAATATGTTCACAACGTGGCCTATAAAACCATCAATAATTATCTACGCTGTGTGTCCGAGCGAGGACGTTGTGAGAAAGCGTGAACATTTTCGACTGGACTCAGTAACAGGTCGCGTGGTGGATACAAGCCACACAGGAATGAATAGGAATATCGAGACGCTGTTTTCTCATGATCGAACAGAGATTGATATGAACGTTTCTTTCGAGCTGTATCAAGAACTGATGAGCGAAGAGCGAATCCTAGACGAGCATCAAAGGAAATATTTATTGAAAAGACTTCCAGATAGAAAATCAAACGTGGAAGCACAATGCGAATTGTATAAACACTACGCAATACCTACTATCGAAAAATGGATCACATTGCACAATCCAGAAAACGTGATACGAGTGGATGCTCGGTCGCCAGTATCCCGAATGTTTCAGACTGTGATAGCACGTCTGCGAATTttgccgattccaagagtgattCTTCCAAAAAGATTCTCAGATCCTGTTCAGTTTGAAGGTGAGTCGCCAGCGATGGCTGAGCCGATGGACGAATTTGAGGGAAAATCAGCGGAAGAAGCGTTTCGAGATTTGACGAACAGAGAAACCATTTCACCCTTATATCCCTGGAGATTATCCCCTTGGAACTTTCTCTGCCCTGTTGAACTAGCCAGAGGTAGAACCGTAGAAGGTCTATCAAAGTTCATCGTCAGGTTCATGAACAAAATTTTCTTTCTCTCGTCGGCCGAGGCAGTTGACTTGTTCATCGAGAATCCCAGGACTTTTTTAATCCCTTTTTCCCCAAGACCAACATGCAAAATTGCTATCTTTGGTCCCAAATATTCAGGGAAATCTGATTTGGCTAAAAAGCTAGCGCAGGAATTCAGAGGAACGGTATTAAACGTGAACGAAGTCGTGAAAGCTTTCGTAGATGCTGATTCCAATATTTATTTCGACTCGCCGAGTAAAGTAAGTTTACAGGAAAGAACTGATATCATTGTTAGAGAAATACAGAATATTCCAGAGGAAGAAATAGGTGTGGAAGTGTGGAGGGATGGAGGCTACATTGTAGATGGGATGTACCCTGATATTGATAACTGGAAGATGGTTGTGGAAGACTCGAATATTATTTTTGAAGACGTGATTCTCTTATATGACGAGGAACCATACGAATATTTATTATCTAAATGGCATAATATTCACGATGCTAAGGACTCTCATGTAGATCTTGAGGAATATGAGGAATATCCAGAAGATATAATTGCATCAGAAGACAGagtagaggaggaggaggagacaGGAGAGGAGGAAGAGGAACCTGGAGCATTAGTACTGTATCTGAGGCACATTCAACAATTTCAGCTAGACTGGGAAGAAATAAGAGAAAGAGTTGCAGATAGCTGTAAAAATTTGATTACCTGCAACCTGAATAAAATCAATGATGTCCCAAAATACGTCATTGAGCTCATTAAGGATCGCTACGCGAATACAGCACGAGTTATGAGTGATGAGGAAAAAGAAAGGGAAAAGGATCTTGCAGAATATATGGCCATGACTGATACAGACAATCTCGAAGACGAGGAGGCGCGAGAGGGCGGAGAAGAGACAACAGAGCTAGACGTCAAAGAGGATAATCGCCGCTTCGGCGACACCAATTGCTACTGTCCAGTGGCGCTACTGCACTACAACATTTTCTGGAGAGGCAAAGAGGACTTCAGCGCAATTTTTATGAACAAGATCTATCTTCTATCTAGCGCTCAAGCTCTCGAACAATTCATAAGTAATCCACAGAAACTAAATCTCCCTTTTCGGAAACCATTATCCAGAATCCCATCTCTTCATATTAGCATCCTGGGCCCACTGGGAAGCGGAAAGACTACCTTGGCTGATGCGATATCTCGAGAATATGGCGTGGCtcatgttgacttctatgatagTCAAACTCAGTACATGAACAATCGAGGAATGCTCCCAGTCACTCGCAGAAGCAGCTTGATTTTGCCTGCGGACCTCGCGGAAGAAGTAGAATTACCCGAAGATTTGAGCGATGAAAGATACAACAGCGATGAAGCCACAGTGCAAACTTTCGTCCGACGCTACTGGAAGGCTGGTGGAGTTCTCCCTGAGAAGATGCTTCAGGAATGTTTGATAGCATATTTCGAAGAATTCTATAGTTTTTGCGGTGTCTTGCTGGATAGTTTTCCAAGTTGCTCAGAGGACGTGGAAATCGCGATTAAAGAGCATACTGTACCAGAAATGGTAATAGAGCTTCGTTGTAGCAAAGATAAGGCATATGCACGAGAAGTACCAGTAATGTGCGAAATTTGGAGGGAGATACTGGAAGAAAAGAAACGCATCGAAGAGCATCGCTACCTGGAAGAACTTGACGTCTATGAAAGAGATCGAGACTTATGGATCGAGAAAATGTTGAGCGAAGCGTTTGATCAGTACA aggagcaTGAAATGGAAGAAGACGTTGAAGATATCGATCCAGAATTAATAGAATTGAAGCGGTTTGAATTGGGAGAATCTTGGCTACGAAAGCACCCTGAACCGAAGCTTTTCACCGATTGGGAAGATTTCGAGACGGCGAAGGAGCGAATCGAACAAGCGTTCGAGGAAACTTACGAAGACGAATCCCGAAAGATAGAGGCAGTACGTAACGCTCTGGAAAATGAATCGATACCATACATAGTAGTTGACGCGGAAAGAAGTGTAAGAGAGGTTTTTCTGCACGTTGTGACAATTCTTGCTCCCTATCTTAATCGAAACATTTCCGCTTTGGAAAAAGTGTACACCATTGATCTTGAAACAGCTGAAATGCTCCTTGACTGCGGCTACTACCTCCTAAGTTCCTTTGGTCGTTGGTGTCCAGTACAATTGCACGAAGACAAAACCCCTATACAAATGTTTCTACCAATGGAAGCAAAGCAAGAAATCTACCCTGTGATACATCgggaatttatttattttctcggTGGTAAAGATGCTCACGCTGCATTTTTGAAGAATCCATTGATGTACCTCGAGCAAGATTCCTGCGGACCCATTATTCCATTTCGGCTTTCCATTATTGGCCCACCCAAATGCGGAAAAACGACCCTAGCGCGGCGATTCGCGAAAACGTACGGTCTGAAGATAGTAACTCGTGGCGCAGCTTTGCGACACATCTTGAGATATTTTCCTTGGACAGAATCTGCACAATCCACGGAATCTCGACTCCGAGCAGGTCACATGGCTCCTGGAAAAGCTCTACTTCGCACTGTCGAAATGTACTCCGTCGATCCCCGTTCGACGTCTCAGGGATTCGTGCTGGATGGCTTTCCTACAAGCTGTGAAGAATTCGAGGAGCTGACGTATCTGGGTCTTCAACCGATGCTTATATTTGATCTTAAAGCGAATCTGGAATTTTGCTCGTACTGTTTATCACGCGAGGCTGATGAAACAAAAAAACCGCCAAACTTCTCTGAAAAATTCCTGGAGCATCGATACAAGAATTGGTCGATCGATCAAGAGAGTTTTCGCCAATGGTTGAAGAGATTCACTCAGAATGTAATTGAACTCGATGGGAGTAAAAGTATGTGGTATATGTGGACACGAGCTGATGAAGAAGTTCGTAGGAGGTACACCAATATTAGACGATATTTTCGTGAATCAGATTACGATAAAGTTCACAGGCTGGAATTTATGAGTGTCTCGCCATATGAATTCAAGAAACGGCAAAGTCTATATGAGTCGTATTGTCCTCTGTGCTTGTTCCACGAGAATATTACAAAGACTTCTGGATCTCCTCCGGATCATCAGGGAATGGTTCAATTCAGAGAGCATTTCTATTGGATTTGTCCACAGCACCTGAACGAATTTATTAGAAAACCGGAGAGATACCTTCCTCCACTAAATACCGCACGCCTACCAAAAGATCGTCCTCGAGTTCTCACCGAAATTGTCGACAAGGAACACCCTTGCTGGTCTAGACGTCTACAAGTGGGAGGATTCTGTTTAGTGACATACGTCGATAACCTGCCAAGTCGCAAACTAGTGCCTGGCAAGTCCAATAtaagcgttttatacaaagatAATGTCTACCTATTTTGCTCAGAAGAATGTCGAAACAAATTTCTATTGCGGGATACATACGCCAAGGTTGAAGTGAAATTTTTGCGCACAATAGATCCAATTGACATTAGAGGTTTGCCTAATCTTGGATTTTTGGAGCAAACTGTTATCAAGGTATTAGTTcaaggaataactgaaaccactgTATTTCGACCGAAACTGCCTGGCGTATCACCTTCTGTTGCCGCTGCAATATTTCTTGGTGTGTTCTTGAAGATCAACAACGTTTCCTGTCCTATAAAAGACGCACAGATCTATGAAACAGTCTGTGCAAGGATGTTCAGTCGTGACAAGATCCTTAAAGTGGCGGTTCGGACGATAAAAAAGAAGATAAACCCATATGTGAACATGCCCATATACAGATATCGCTCCAGGTCACAATTTAGAATGAGCGGTGAAATGTCTGTATTGTCACACTTTTTTATAAAACCTTTGAGTCTTATCACGTTCCGACGGACCTCGCCGACGCAAATTCTGCACGATCCAAGCGAAGAAGAATCCTGA